From Tripterygium wilfordii isolate XIE 37 chromosome 13, ASM1340144v1, whole genome shotgun sequence, the proteins below share one genomic window:
- the LOC120012898 gene encoding carbon catabolite repressor protein 4 homolog 1-like: MLNVLRVHLPSDIPIVGCELTPYVLLRRPDNTIITEDVPESAPIDRHFLRYKWYRIQSDKKVAICSVHPSEQATLQCLGCIKAKVPVTKSYHCSPKCFSDAWQYHRTLHDRPASAANDNGNEEEELFGRFNSGSSISSSLPGSASSTNLTNGSTALYPSAVPQRNGSETWFEVGHSKTYTPTADDIGHVLKFECAVVDVETKLPVGHVNTILTSRVIPAPSPIPRHLIPVSGVDVLGHLDSDGRISSSGTFTVLSYNILSDMYATSESYSYCPSWALSWPYRRQNLLREIVGYRADIVCLQEVQSDHFDEFFSPELEKHGYQALYKRKTNEVHTRNPHTIDGCATFFRRERFTHVKKYEVEFNKAAQSLTEAVVPSAQKKTALNRLVKDNVALIVVLEAKFCNQGLDNPGKRQLLCVANTHVNVHHELKDVKLWQVHTLLKGLEKIAASADIPMLVCGDFNSVPGSAPHALLAMGKVDPLHPDLVVDPLGILRPHNKLAHQLPLVSAYSSFARMGVGLALEQHRRRMDPTTNEPLFTNCTRDFIGTLDYIFYTADSLTVESLLELLDEDNLRKDTALPSPEWSSDHIALLAEFRCKPRPRR, translated from the exons ATGCTGAACGTGCTACGGGTGCACCTCCCCTCGGATATCCCTATTGTTGGCTGTGAGCTTACGCCGTACGTGCTTCTACGGCGACCCGATAACACTATCATTACTGAAGATGTTCCCGAATCAGCCCCAATTGACCGTCATTTCCTGAGATACAAGTG GTATCGTATACAGAGTGATAAAAAAGTTGCTATCTGTAGTGTGCATCCATCCGAGCAAGCGACATTGCAGTGTCTAGGTTGTATTAAGGCCAAAGTACCTGTTACGAAAAGTTACCATTGTTCTCCTAAATGCTTCTCAGATGCATGGCAGTATCATCGTACTCTGCATGACCGTCCTGCTAGTGCTGCAAATGATAATGGAAATGAGGAAGAAGAGTTGTTTGGGCGTTTTAATAGTGGTTCGTCTATCAGCTCCAGTTTACCTGGTTCTGCATCAAGCACTAATTTGACCAATGGCTCTACAGCTTTGTATCCTTCAGCTGTTCCACAAAGGAATGGTAGTGAAACTTGGTTTGAAGTTGGACATTCTAAAACATATACCCCAACTGCTGATGATATTGGCCATGTTCTCAAGTTTGAGTGTGCTGTAGTAGATGTAGAAACTAAATTACCTGTTGGACATGTCAACACTATATTAACCTCTCGCGTCATTCCAGCCCCATCTCCTATTCCACGTCACTTGATCCCGGTCAGTGGAGTTGATGTGCTGGGTCATTTGGATTCAGATGGCCGTATTTCTTCATCAGGAACTTTTACAGTGCTCTCGTATAACATTTTGTCGGATATGTATGCCACAAGCGAGTCATACAGTTATTGCCCTTCATGGGCTCTCTCTTGGCCATATCGCAGACAGAATTTGTTGCGTGAAATTGTTGGTTATCGCGCAGACATTGTTTGTCTTCAGGAG GTCCAAAGTGATCATTTTGACGAATTTTTTTCCCCAGAACTGGAAAAACATGGTTACCAAGCTCTATACAAGAGAAAAACAAATGAG GTCCACACTAGAAACCCTCATACAATTGATGGTTGTGCCACATTTTTCCGTAGAGAGAGATTTACACACGTCAAAAAATATGAG GTTGAATTTAATAAGGCTGCTCAGTCTCTGACTGAGGCTGTCGTTCCAAGTGCTCAAAAGAAAACTGCTTTGAATCGGTTGGTTAAG GATAATGTTGCATTGATCGTGGTTCTGGAGGCAAAGTTTTGTAATCAAGGACTCGATAACCCTGGAAAAAGGCAGCTTCTCTGTGTG GCAAATACACATGTAAATGTCCATCATGAATTAAAGGATGTCAAGCTTTGGCAG GTGCATACTCTTTTGAAGGGGTTGGAGAAAATAGCTGCCAGTGCGGACATTCCAATGTTGGTGTGTGGGGACTTCAATTCAGTTCCTGGAAG TGCGCCCCATGCCCTCCTCGCTATGGGGAAGGTAGATCCTTTACATCCTGATCTGGTAGTAGACCCTCTTGGCATCTTACGTCCTCACAACAAATTGGCACATCAGCTGCCACtg GTAAGTGCTTATTCATCCTTTGCAAGAATGGGGGTTGGTCTTGCTCTGGAGCAGCATAGGAGGAGAATGGACCCCACAACAAACGAACCTCTGTTTACTAATTGCACAAGGGATTTTATTGGCACCCTGGATTACATATTCTACACAG CGGACTCCTTAACAGTGGAGTCCTTGCTAGAACTCTTGGATGAGGATAACTTGAGGAAAGACACAGCACTTCCTTCTCCAGAGTGGTCTTCAGATCATATAGCGCTCTTGGCGGAGTTTCGGTGCAAGCCTAGACCTAGACGTTGA
- the LOC120012899 gene encoding F-box protein At3g58530, with protein sequence MEERESKKAEEATWNRETVPKVMKIVSTKLSQRDLISLLVVSPWLHRTLISYPSMWKVLDFREMNHAGDRLIAALSLSRYQHVEQINLEFGRDIEDTHLERLKEKCLDSLQNLESLNLNGCQKISDKGIETITGACPKLKVFSIYWNVRVTDIGIQYLVKNCRHVVDLNLSGCKHISDKSLQLFADNYPELEFLDLTRCIKLTDGGLKQILSKCSFLQSLNLYALSSFTDEAYAKISLLSHLRFLDLCGAQNISDESLSCIAKCKKLVSLNLTWCVQITDAGVMAIAQDCTSLEFLSLFGIVGVTDKCLEVLSRFCSNTLTTLDVNGCIGIKRRSRDDLLRLFPNLRCFKVHS encoded by the exons ATGGAGGAAAGAGAATCAAAGAAAGCAGAGGAGGCGACATGGAACAGAGAAACAGTTCCGAAAGTGATGAAGATAGTGAGTACCAAACTTTCTCAGAGAGACCTCATATCTCTTCTCGTGGTCAGTCCATGGCTTCACCGCACTCTCATCTCCTATCCTTCTATGTGGAag GTTCTTGATTTTAGAGAGATGAATCATGCTGGTGATCGCCTCATAGCTGCCCTTTCACTG TCTAGATATCAGCATGTTGAGCAGATAAATCTCGAGTTTGGACGAGATATTGAAGACACACATCTGGAACGACTCAAAGAAAAG TGTTTGGACTCTCTTCAAAACTTGGAGTCCCTAAATCTAAATGGTTGCCAGAAGATCTCTGACAAGGGAATTGAAACTATAACCGGTGCTTGCCCAAAACTTAAGGTTTTCTCCATTTATTGGAATGTGAG GGTTACAGATATTGGTATCCAGTATCTTGTGAAGAACTGTAGACATGTAGTGGATTTGAACTTGAGTGGCTGCAAG CATATATCAGACAAAAGTTTGCAATTATTTGCTGACAATTATCCAGAGTTGGAGTTTCTTGATCTGACTAG GTGCATCAAGCTTACAGATGGTGGCTTGAAACAAATATTGTCAAAGTGCTCCTTTCTTCAGAGTTTAAATCTGTATGCTCTGTCAag CTTCACAGATGAGGCCTACGCGAAAATATCACTTCTATCCCATCTTAGATTTTTAGATCTATGTGGTGCCCAG AATATATCAGACGAAAGTCTTTCCTGCATAGCTAAATGCAAGAAGCTCGTGTCTCTCAATTTAACGTG GTGCGTGCAAATCACTGATGCAGGGGTCATGGCCATTGCTCAAGATTGTACCTCTCTTGAATTTCTAAG CTTGTTTGGAATAGTTGGAGTCACTGACAAGTGTCTTGAGGTCCTTTCAAGGTTTTGCTCAAATACGCTTACTACCCTTGACGTAAATGGATGCATTGGCATCAAG AGACGAAGCCGTGATGACTTGCTTCGACTGTTCCCAAATTTGAGGTGCTTCAAAGTTCACAGTTGA
- the LOC120012897 gene encoding DEAD-box ATP-dependent RNA helicase 37-like, with protein MRTSWADSVANSASENAATGSSQSNGPSRPTRSSYVPPHLRNRPPVDSVAPSQTAPLPVNEWFGYSAPVGGSRWAGGSGGYAGHPGYGTGSRSGGGWNGRSDGRDRSRDFEVNPFGDDDDVEQTPDEQGNAGINFDAYEDIPVETSGDNVPPPVGTFAEIDLGEALNQNIRRCKYVKPTPVQRHAVPISLAGRDLMACAQTGSGKTAAFCFPIISGIMRGQFLQRPRGARTVCPLALILSPTRELSCQIHDEAKKFSYQTGVKVVVVYGGAPVNQQLRELERGVDILVATPGRLVDFLERARVSLQMIRYLALDEADRMLDMGFEPQIRKIVEQMDMPPPGMRQTMLFSATFPKEIQRLASDFLSNYIFLAVGRVGSSTDLIVQRVEFVHESDKRSHLMDLLHAQKESGSHGKQALTLVFVETKKGADSLEQWLCMNGFPATTIHGDRTQQEREMALRSFKSGRTPILVATDVAARGLDIPHVAHVVNFDLPNDIDDYVHRIGRTGRAGKTGLATAFFNDNNLSLARPLADLMQEANQEVPQWLTRYASRASYGGGKNRRSGAGRFGGRDFRKDGSFNRGTDYYGGGNNSGGYGVPGGHGGGGYGSGVTSAWD; from the exons ATGAGAACTTCATGGGCAGATTCTGTTGCTAACTCTGCATCTGAGAATGCAGCCACTGGTTCCTCTCAAAGTAATGGCCCGTCTCGACCTACTCGTTCTAGTTATGTTCCCCCACACCTCCGCAACAGGCCTCCAGTGGATTCTGTGGCCCCTTCACAAACTGCTCCTTTGCCAGTCAATGAATGGTTTGGTTACAGTGCACCTGTTGGTGGGTCGCGTTGGGCTGGTGGCTCTGGTGGTTATGCTGGGCATCCAGGATATGGTACTGGAAGTCGTAGCGGTGGTGGTTGGAATGGTAGAAGTGATGGGAGGGACCGCAGTAGAGATTTTGAGGTGAACCCATTTGGTGACGATGATGATGTGGAGCAAACCCCTGATGAGCAAGGGAACGCAGGCATTAATTTTGATGCCTACGAGGATATCCCAGTTGAGACAAGTGGTGATAATGTGCCCCCTCCTGTCGGTACATTTGCAGAGATAGATTTGGGGGAGGCATTGAATCAAAATATTCGGAGGTGTAAGTATGTGAAACCGACTCCTGTTCAGCGTCATGCAGTTCCAATATCACTTGCCGGGCGCGATTTGATGGCTTGTGCTCAGACGGGATCAGGGAAGACAGCCGCTTTCTGTTTTCCAATAATTAGTGGAATAATGCGGGGGCAGTTTCTACAGAGACCTCGTGGAGCACGGACTGTGTGTCCACTTGCCCTTATTCTCTCCCCTACAAGAGAGCTCTCATGTCAG ATTCATGATGAAGCCAAAAAGTTTTCCTATCAAACTGGTGTCAAGGTGGTAGTAGTTTATGGAGGAGCGCCAGTCAACCAACAG TTGCGAGAGCTAGAAAGAGGAGTCGACATTCTTGTGGCTACTCCTGGACGATTGGTAGATTTTCTTGAGCGGGCTAGAGTCTCATTGCAGATGATCAGATATTTGGCTCTTGATGAGGCAGATCGGATGCTGGATATGGGTTTTGAGCCTCAAATTAGAAAGATAGTTGAACAAATGGACATGCCTCCACCTGGTATGAGACAGACAATGCTGTTCAGTGCGACATTTCCAAAGGAGATACAG AGACTTGCATCTGattttctttcaaattacatattCTTGGCTGTTGGAAGAGTTGGTTCAAGCACCGACTTAATTGTTCAGAGAGTTGAATTTGTTCATGAGTCTGACAAGAGAAGCCATCTGATGGACCTTCTTCATGCGCAGAAGGAAAGTGGATCTCATGGCAAG CAAGCTTTGACGTTGGTTTTTGTGGAGACAAAAAAGGGAGCTGACTCATTGGAACAGTGGCTGTGTATGAATGGCTTTCCTGCAACAACTATTCATGGTGATAGAACACAGCAG GAAAGAGAAATGGCATTACGCTCATTTAAGAGTGGAAGGACACCAATTCTGGTTGCCACAGATGTGGCAGCACGTGGTCTTGATATCCCCCATGTGGCTCATGTTGTTAACTTTGATCTCCCAAACGATATTGATGATTATGTTCACCGGATAGGACGGACAGGGCGAGCTGGAAAAACAGGATTGGCGACAGCCTTCTTCAACGACAACAATTTGTCACTGGCAAGGCCACTAGCTGATCTAATGCAAGAAGCAAACCAGGAGGTACCGCAATGGCTCACTCGTTATGCATCTCGGGCCTCATATGGCGGTGGAAAGAATCGGAGGTCTGGTGCAGGCCGTTTCGGTGGCCGTGACTTTAGGAAGGATGGCTCTTTCAATAGGGGGACGGATTACTATGGTGGAGGGAACAATAGTGGTGGGTATGGAGTTCCTGGTGGTCATGGTGGTGGAGGTTATGGTTCAGGTGTGACCAGTGCTTGGGATTAG